One region of Chryseobacterium muglaense genomic DNA includes:
- the uppS gene encoding polyprenyl diphosphate synthase has protein sequence MSLIKKQINSENLPKHVAIIMDGNGRWAKSRGEERSFGHKNAINAVRNAINACNEINIPYLTLYTFSSENWNRPSDEVSTLMSLLAETLLLEAEEIFTKGLRMHVIGNLDKLPVMVKDQLLSVVDLTKENTKGNLVLAISYGSQNEILNAVKNISSDVKEGKLEVENIDEKLFENYLYTKDFPPVDLLIRTSGEIRISNFLLWQIAYAELQFLNILWPDFTKDIFFQCIVDYQNKERRYGLTGDQIQIQ, from the coding sequence ATGTCGTTGATAAAAAAACAAATAAATTCTGAGAATTTACCTAAGCATGTAGCCATCATTATGGATGGTAACGGAAGGTGGGCAAAATCTCGAGGTGAAGAAAGATCTTTTGGGCATAAGAATGCTATTAATGCTGTAAGAAATGCTATAAATGCTTGTAATGAAATCAATATTCCTTACCTAACCCTTTATACATTCTCTTCAGAAAATTGGAATAGACCTTCTGATGAAGTAAGTACTTTGATGAGCTTGCTTGCTGAGACCCTTTTACTAGAAGCCGAAGAGATTTTTACTAAAGGTTTGAGGATGCATGTCATTGGTAATTTAGATAAATTGCCTGTGATGGTAAAAGATCAGTTGCTTAGCGTCGTTGATCTTACAAAAGAAAATACAAAAGGAAATTTGGTACTCGCAATAAGCTATGGCTCACAAAACGAAATACTAAATGCCGTAAAAAATATAAGCTCCGATGTAAAAGAAGGAAAGCTAGAGGTGGAGAATATTGATGAAAAATTATTTGAAAATTATCTTTATACAAAAGATTTTCCACCAGTAGATTTATTGATCAGAACAAGTGGTGAAATAAGGATAAGTAATTTTTTGCTTTGGCAGATTGCTTATGCAGAACTTCAGTTTCTCAATATTCTGTGGCCAGACTTTACAAAAGATATCTTCTTCCAATGTATTGTTGATTATCAAAATAAGGAAAGAAGATATGGTCTTACAGGCGACCAAATTCAAATTCAGTAA